Proteins encoded by one window of Enterobacter pseudoroggenkampii:
- a CDS encoding sensor histidine kinase: protein MSDLQPFLSTRKRPMKLNTLVTLMVCAIIASVLLVVFALYSVQITRATRDDVKDTALGIARTLADSPEIQRGLMQAPQENIIQPIAQAVTKRNDLLFTVVTDMRGIRYSHPNEALLGLHFIGDDLTPALEGKENVSVNRGALAEALRVFTPVYDGQHEQIGVVVVGISLNKVEEQIARGRLNAVWTILFSIFMSSMAIWGLVRVLKRILFGLEPYEISALFEQRQAMLQSLREGVLAVDIHGRVTMINQTAREILLLPSGKQTENASAPLLASLREVSKTGVARQDQEISCNGRLLLCNMVPVKSQDRVIGAITTFRDKTEISQLMQRIDGMVNYVDALRSHTHEFMNKLHVILGLLHMKRYDKLEEYILQTAQNYQTDIGTIQSKVKSPVIAGFLLGKINRAKEAGVTLTLADECQIPDTASEEQVAVLITALGNLIENALDAMEGQQEGEIGLLLHYQNGWLSCEVSDDGPGIDPAQLESIFTKGFSTKGENRGVGLFLARQQIQNLGGDITVESEPGVFTQFFVHIPWDSERNIA, encoded by the coding sequence ATGAGCGATTTGCAGCCTTTCCTTTCGACGCGCAAGCGCCCCATGAAACTGAACACGCTGGTCACGTTGATGGTGTGCGCGATTATTGCCTCTGTGCTGCTGGTGGTCTTTGCGCTCTACTCCGTACAAATCACCCGGGCGACCCGCGATGATGTTAAAGACACTGCGCTCGGCATTGCCCGCACCCTCGCCGACAGCCCCGAGATACAGCGCGGCCTGATGCAGGCACCGCAGGAGAATATTATTCAGCCCATCGCCCAGGCGGTGACAAAACGAAACGATCTGCTGTTCACCGTGGTCACCGATATGCGCGGGATCCGCTATTCACACCCGAACGAGGCGCTGCTGGGGCTGCATTTTATCGGCGATGATTTAACCCCCGCGCTGGAAGGCAAAGAGAACGTATCGGTTAACCGGGGCGCGCTCGCCGAAGCGCTGCGCGTTTTTACGCCCGTCTACGACGGCCAGCACGAGCAGATCGGCGTGGTGGTGGTCGGTATCTCCCTGAATAAGGTTGAAGAGCAAATTGCCCGCGGGCGGCTAAACGCCGTCTGGACCATTTTATTCAGTATTTTTATGAGCTCCATGGCAATTTGGGGCCTGGTGCGGGTACTGAAACGCATCCTGTTCGGACTCGAACCTTACGAAATTTCCGCCCTGTTCGAACAACGTCAGGCGATGCTACAGTCGCTTCGGGAGGGGGTGCTGGCCGTCGATATTCACGGACGGGTGACGATGATCAACCAGACCGCCAGAGAAATATTGCTTCTCCCCTCCGGCAAGCAGACCGAAAACGCCAGCGCGCCCCTGCTGGCCAGCCTGCGTGAAGTCTCAAAGACGGGCGTCGCGCGCCAGGATCAGGAGATCAGCTGTAACGGGCGTCTGTTGCTGTGCAATATGGTGCCCGTTAAAAGTCAGGATCGGGTGATCGGCGCCATCACCACCTTCCGTGATAAAACGGAAATCAGCCAGCTGATGCAGCGTATTGATGGCATGGTCAACTACGTCGACGCCCTGCGCAGCCATACGCACGAGTTTATGAATAAACTGCATGTGATCCTGGGCCTGCTGCACATGAAGCGCTACGACAAGCTGGAAGAGTACATCCTGCAGACGGCACAAAATTACCAGACGGATATCGGTACGATACAGAGCAAGGTAAAATCCCCGGTTATCGCCGGGTTCCTGCTGGGTAAAATCAACCGGGCGAAAGAAGCGGGCGTCACCCTGACGCTGGCAGATGAATGCCAGATACCGGATACAGCGAGTGAAGAGCAGGTCGCGGTGCTGATCACCGCGCTGGGTAACCTCATTGAAAACGCGCTTGACGCGATGGAAGGACAGCAGGAAGGTGAGATCGGCCTGCTGCTGCATTATCAGAATGGCTGGCTAAGCTGTGAAGTCAGCGACGATGGCCCCGGCATTGATCCCGCTCAGCTGGAGTCTATTTTTACCAAGGGCTTCTCAACAAAAGGTGAAAACCGCGGCGTTGGGCTGTTCCTTGCTCGCCAGCAAATCCAGAACCTCGGCGGCGATATCACCGTCGAGTCTGAGCCAGGCGTATTTACCCAATTTTTTGTTCACATCCCCTGGGATAGCGAGAGGAATATCGCGTGA
- the dcuR gene encoding two-component system response regulator DcuR — protein sequence MINVLIVDDDAMVADLNRLYVNRVEGFSCCGVASTLNQAEAIINNPGQPVDLVLLDVYMQQDNGLDLLPVIRASGRPIDVIMISSAADAATIQTSIHYGVVDYLIKPFQFPRFEEALNGWKAKHNLMGSHQYYEQADVDRLIHGGAPELADSKKLPKGLTPQTLRTICQWIDAHPETEFSTDDLANAVNISRVSCRKYLIWLAQINILFTSIHYGATGRPVYRYRLQPEQTGLLKQYCQ from the coding sequence GTGATAAATGTATTAATTGTCGATGATGACGCCATGGTAGCCGACCTCAACCGTCTGTATGTCAACCGTGTTGAAGGTTTTAGCTGCTGCGGCGTCGCCTCCACGCTAAACCAGGCCGAGGCCATCATTAATAACCCCGGGCAGCCTGTCGATCTGGTGCTGCTGGATGTCTATATGCAGCAGGATAACGGTCTGGATCTGCTGCCCGTTATTCGCGCATCCGGTCGCCCAATCGATGTGATTATGATCTCGTCCGCTGCCGACGCCGCCACGATCCAGACCTCCATTCATTACGGCGTGGTGGATTATCTGATCAAGCCGTTCCAGTTCCCCCGCTTTGAAGAGGCGCTGAACGGCTGGAAGGCAAAGCACAATCTGATGGGTTCGCACCAGTATTATGAGCAGGCCGACGTCGACCGGCTGATCCACGGCGGGGCGCCGGAACTGGCCGACAGTAAAAAGCTGCCGAAGGGGTTAACGCCGCAAACGCTGCGCACGATTTGCCAGTGGATTGACGCTCACCCGGAGACGGAGTTTTCTACCGATGACCTGGCAAACGCCGTCAATATTTCCCGCGTGTCCTGCCGTAAGTACCTGATTTGGCTCGCGCAAATCAATATTCTGTTCACCAGCATTCATTACGGCGCCACCGGCCGGCCGGTGTATCGCTACCGTCTCCAGCCGGAGCAAACCGGCCTGCTCAAGCAATACTGTCAGTAA
- a CDS encoding FAD:protein FMN transferase: MPDSHRVYSYSAVLMGSPILLKLFSHDEALASRVFRLIKQYEDLLTVNRAHSQVMDINHAAGQHPVTVSRPVFELIRCAKAASLLKDSAFNLAIGPLVKRWKIGFQGDSVPPADEIASLLAMTRPEDVLLDEASSSVFLTRAGMEIDLGAIAKGYIADRVRDYLRKEGAELGLINLGGNIQTLGSPEGGWGVGLKKPFAGDALIGTMTVENLSVVTSGTYERYFEQNGRRYHHILDPRTGYPLDNELDSVTIISKDSIDGDIWTTLMYGMGVEKGCAVLRARPDIEAIFVTKTKEVVISSMHHFRFTLLDNDYRVTDSIA; encoded by the coding sequence ATGCCTGATAGCCATCGCGTTTACAGCTACTCCGCCGTCCTGATGGGCTCACCCATCCTCCTGAAGCTCTTCTCCCATGACGAAGCCCTCGCGTCCCGCGTGTTTCGCCTGATCAAACAGTACGAAGACCTGCTTACCGTTAACCGCGCGCACTCGCAGGTGATGGATATCAATCACGCGGCCGGCCAGCATCCGGTTACCGTCAGCCGACCGGTGTTTGAGCTGATCCGCTGTGCAAAAGCGGCAAGCCTGCTCAAGGACAGCGCCTTTAATCTGGCGATCGGTCCGCTGGTGAAGCGCTGGAAGATTGGTTTTCAGGGGGACAGCGTTCCGCCTGCCGATGAAATCGCGTCGCTGCTGGCGATGACCCGCCCAGAGGATGTTCTCCTTGATGAGGCCAGCAGCAGCGTGTTTCTGACCCGGGCGGGGATGGAGATCGATCTGGGGGCCATCGCCAAAGGCTATATCGCCGACAGGGTGCGTGATTACCTTCGTAAAGAGGGGGCTGAGCTGGGGCTGATCAACCTTGGCGGAAACATCCAGACGTTAGGCTCGCCGGAAGGCGGCTGGGGCGTGGGGCTGAAAAAACCGTTCGCCGGTGACGCGCTGATCGGCACGATGACCGTAGAGAACCTGTCCGTCGTGACGTCGGGAACGTACGAGCGCTACTTCGAACAAAACGGCAGGCGCTATCACCACATTCTCGATCCGCGCACCGGGTATCCGCTGGACAACGAACTGGACAGCGTGACGATTATTTCGAAAGACTCCATCGACGGTGATATCTGGACCACGTTGATGTACGGCATGGGCGTGGAGAAGGGCTGTGCCGTCCTGCGCGCGCGCCCCGATATTGAAGCCATCTTTGTGACCAAAACAAAAGAAGTGGTGATCTCCTCGATGCACCACTTCCGCTTTACTCTGCTGGATAACGACTACCGCGTTACTGACAGTATTGCTTGA
- a CDS encoding flavocytochrome c yields MSTNERILSPFTLPNGTELKNRLLMAPMTTCTGYYDGTVTSELVEYYRARSGSIGTIIVECCFVDDLGLAFPGAIGIDNDEKIAGLAKIAEAIKSKGSKALLQIYHGGRMVDPKLIGGRTPVGPSAVAAPREGAATPVALTAEEVEGMIGKFGEAVRRAIQAGFDGVEIHGANTYLIQQFYSPNSNQRDDEWGGSRDNRAKFPLAVLDITHKMVRQYADDAFIIGYRFSPEEMEIPGIRFDDTMYLLEKLAARGVDYLHFSVGATLRPSIVDTQDPTPLIEKYCAMRSETLAQVPVMGVGGVVNASDVNEALDHGYDLIAVGRATIAYPDWTDRIAAGESLELFMDSTKREALNIPEPLWRFSLVEAMIRDMSMGESKFKPGTFAEKVQDDANELVINVSLETDRIADIELASGPSEDVEFVTSFEEIRTRILDANTPHVDAITGATSQSEAVKKAVSKAMLKSSKALAAEEGVDPNETRSVDVVVVGSGGAGLAAAIQAHDEGASVLIVEKMPTIGGNTIKASAGMNAAETRFQRVKGIQDSKELFYQESLKGGGNKNNPELLRRFVENAPQAIEWLATRGIMLNDITTTGGMSIDRTHRPKDGSAVGGYLISGLVRNVNKRNIEVMLDTSVSDILFENGEVTGVRLTTEENETVTVAAKSVIVATGGFSANSQMVVKYRPDLEGFVTTNHKGATGGGIALLERIGAGTVDMGEIQIHPTVEQKTSYLISESIRGGGAILVNQKGERFYNEMSTRDKVSASIIALPEKYAYIVFDEHVRAKNKAADEYIAKGFVTSASSPKALAEALGMDYHAFLATLERYNGFVEKQHDDDFGRTTALRAPINEGPFYAIQIAPGVHHTMGGVTINTETCVLDSNHNVLPGAFAAGEVVGGIHGGNRIGGNAVADIIIFGTLAGHQAALRSKKR; encoded by the coding sequence ATGAGCACTAACGAACGCATTCTTAGCCCCTTCACATTACCGAATGGTACTGAACTGAAAAACCGTTTGTTAATGGCCCCTATGACCACCTGTACCGGCTATTACGACGGCACCGTTACCAGTGAACTGGTGGAGTACTATCGTGCCCGTTCCGGCAGTATCGGCACCATCATTGTGGAGTGCTGCTTCGTCGACGATCTCGGCCTTGCCTTCCCGGGCGCAATCGGTATTGATAATGACGAGAAAATTGCCGGGCTGGCGAAAATCGCAGAGGCCATTAAGTCCAAAGGCTCTAAGGCGCTGCTGCAGATCTACCACGGCGGCCGCATGGTTGACCCGAAACTGATTGGTGGCCGTACCCCGGTTGGCCCGAGCGCCGTAGCTGCGCCGCGTGAAGGTGCCGCAACGCCAGTAGCTCTGACCGCTGAAGAAGTGGAAGGCATGATCGGCAAGTTTGGTGAGGCCGTGCGCCGCGCCATCCAGGCCGGTTTCGACGGCGTGGAAATCCACGGGGCGAATACCTATCTGATTCAGCAGTTTTACTCACCGAATTCAAACCAGCGCGATGACGAGTGGGGCGGCAGCCGCGATAACCGCGCGAAGTTCCCGCTGGCGGTGCTGGATATCACCCATAAGATGGTGCGCCAGTACGCGGACGACGCGTTTATTATTGGCTACCGCTTCTCCCCTGAAGAGATGGAAATCCCGGGCATCCGCTTTGACGACACCATGTACCTGCTGGAAAAGCTGGCGGCACGCGGCGTGGACTACCTGCACTTCTCCGTCGGCGCGACCCTGCGTCCTTCCATTGTCGACACCCAGGACCCGACGCCGCTTATCGAAAAATACTGCGCGATGCGTTCTGAAACGCTGGCGCAGGTTCCGGTCATGGGCGTGGGCGGCGTGGTGAATGCTTCAGACGTGAATGAAGCGCTTGACCACGGTTACGACCTGATTGCCGTGGGCCGCGCCACCATCGCTTATCCGGACTGGACAGACCGCATCGCGGCTGGCGAAAGCCTTGAGCTGTTTATGGACAGCACCAAACGCGAGGCGCTGAACATTCCTGAACCGCTGTGGCGCTTCTCGCTGGTAGAAGCGATGATCCGCGACATGAGCATGGGCGAATCCAAATTCAAACCGGGTACCTTTGCTGAGAAAGTGCAGGATGACGCTAACGAACTGGTGATTAACGTCAGCCTGGAAACCGACCGTATTGCGGACATCGAGCTGGCCTCTGGCCCGAGTGAAGACGTTGAGTTTGTGACCAGCTTTGAAGAGATCCGTACCCGCATTCTGGACGCTAATACCCCGCACGTGGATGCCATCACCGGTGCAACCAGCCAGAGTGAAGCGGTGAAGAAAGCGGTCTCTAAAGCGATGCTGAAGTCCAGCAAGGCGCTGGCAGCGGAAGAGGGCGTTGACCCGAATGAAACCCGCAGCGTGGATGTGGTGGTTGTCGGCAGCGGCGGCGCCGGTCTGGCGGCGGCGATTCAGGCGCACGACGAAGGCGCGAGCGTGCTGATTGTCGAGAAAATGCCAACCATCGGCGGGAACACCATTAAAGCCTCTGCCGGTATGAATGCCGCCGAAACCCGCTTCCAGCGCGTGAAGGGCATTCAGGACAGCAAAGAGCTGTTCTACCAGGAAAGCCTGAAAGGCGGCGGCAACAAGAACAACCCGGAACTGCTGCGCCGCTTTGTCGAGAACGCGCCACAGGCAATTGAGTGGCTGGCAACCCGCGGCATTATGCTGAACGACATCACTACCACCGGCGGGATGAGCATCGACCGTACTCACCGTCCAAAAGACGGTTCTGCGGTGGGCGGTTACCTGATTAGCGGCCTGGTGCGTAACGTCAACAAACGCAACATCGAGGTGATGCTGGATACTTCCGTCAGCGACATTCTCTTCGAGAACGGCGAAGTGACCGGCGTACGTCTGACCACTGAAGAGAACGAAACCGTCACCGTGGCAGCGAAAAGCGTGATTGTGGCAACCGGCGGCTTCAGCGCCAACAGCCAGATGGTTGTGAAATACCGTCCGGATCTGGAAGGGTTCGTCACCACCAACCACAAAGGGGCTACCGGCGGCGGCATCGCGCTGCTGGAACGCATCGGGGCGGGCACTGTGGATATGGGCGAAATCCAAATTCACCCAACCGTCGAGCAGAAAACCTCGTACCTGATTTCCGAATCCATCCGCGGCGGCGGGGCGATTCTGGTCAATCAGAAAGGGGAGCGCTTCTACAACGAAATGTCGACCCGCGATAAAGTCTCGGCATCAATCATCGCGCTGCCGGAGAAATACGCTTACATCGTCTTTGACGAGCACGTACGCGCCAAAAACAAAGCCGCGGATGAGTACATTGCCAAAGGCTTCGTGACCAGCGCCAGCTCGCCTAAAGCCCTGGCAGAAGCGCTCGGCATGGATTACCACGCTTTCCTCGCGACCCTGGAACGTTACAACGGTTTCGTTGAGAAACAGCACGATGACGATTTTGGTCGTACCACCGCACTGCGTGCACCGATCAACGAAGGGCCGTTCTACGCCATTCAGATTGCGCCGGGCGTGCACCACACCATGGGCGGCGTGACCATCAACACCGAAACCTGCGTGCTGGACAGCAACCACAACGTGCTGCCAGGGGCGTTTGCGGCCGGTGAAGTGGTCGGCGGGATCCACGGCGGCAACCGTATCGGCGGTAACGCGGTGGCAGATATCATTATTTTTGGTACCCTTGCAGGACATCAGGCGGCTCTGCGTTCGAAAAAGAGGTAA
- a CDS encoding anion permease, translated as MNTKTAVTPPVANQASNGNAKRLLMMALPIIVAVLLLFVPVPEGLPPYAWHYFAIFVGVIVGLIFEPLPGAVIGLTGVVAIALCSQWVLFSPEQLADPKFKLAGASFKWAVSGFGNSTVWLIFGAFMFAAGYDKTRFGRRLALILVKYLGRRSLTLGYAITFADLLLAPFTPSNTARSGGTIYPIIANLPPLYGSKPNDPSARKIGSYLMWVAITAACITSSMFLSALAPNLLALALVKSTVGIDISWGTWFLAFLPLGILLILAMPLLAYWFYPPEVKVNNEVPLWATRELEKLGKLSRNEILLLVFVCCALLMWIFAAAWIEPAMAALLIVGLMLWTGVLEWNDITGNKAAWNTFVWFATLVALADGLSSTGFISWLGKEGGLLMSGISPGVATIVLLLAFYLLHYLFASTTAHTTALLPAMLTIASTIPGMNMEVFVLLMVTSLGVMGIITPYGTGPSPIYYGSGYLPTKDYWRLGTIFGAIFLAALLLIGYPWMSMMF; from the coding sequence ATGAATACAAAAACTGCTGTAACGCCCCCTGTGGCGAACCAGGCATCAAATGGAAACGCAAAACGATTGCTGATGATGGCGTTACCCATCATCGTCGCCGTACTGCTGCTGTTTGTTCCGGTACCGGAAGGACTGCCTCCTTACGCATGGCACTACTTCGCCATCTTCGTCGGCGTGATCGTCGGTCTGATCTTCGAACCGCTGCCGGGCGCGGTGATCGGTCTGACCGGCGTGGTCGCCATTGCCCTGTGCAGCCAGTGGGTGCTGTTCAGCCCTGAGCAGCTGGCTGATCCGAAATTCAAGCTGGCAGGCGCCTCCTTTAAGTGGGCGGTGAGCGGGTTTGGTAACTCGACCGTCTGGCTGATTTTCGGTGCCTTCATGTTCGCCGCAGGCTATGACAAAACCCGCTTCGGCCGCCGTCTGGCGCTGATTCTGGTGAAATACCTTGGCCGTCGCAGCCTGACGCTCGGTTACGCGATTACGTTTGCTGACCTGCTGCTGGCACCGTTCACCCCATCCAACACCGCGCGCAGCGGCGGGACCATCTACCCGATTATCGCTAACCTGCCGCCGCTGTACGGTTCAAAACCGAACGACCCAAGCGCGCGTAAGATTGGTTCTTACCTGATGTGGGTGGCGATCACCGCGGCCTGTATCACCAGTTCAATGTTCCTCTCCGCCCTCGCGCCAAACCTGCTGGCTCTGGCACTGGTGAAAAGTACGGTTGGTATCGACATCTCCTGGGGCACCTGGTTCCTCGCCTTCCTGCCGCTGGGTATCCTGCTGATTCTGGCCATGCCGCTGCTGGCCTACTGGTTCTACCCACCAGAAGTGAAGGTGAACAACGAAGTGCCGCTGTGGGCGACCCGTGAGCTGGAAAAACTGGGCAAACTGTCCCGCAATGAAATCCTGCTGTTGGTGTTCGTGTGCTGCGCGCTGCTGATGTGGATCTTCGCCGCTGCGTGGATTGAACCCGCTATGGCTGCCCTGCTCATCGTGGGCCTGATGCTGTGGACCGGCGTGCTGGAGTGGAACGATATCACCGGTAACAAAGCCGCATGGAACACCTTCGTCTGGTTCGCGACCCTGGTTGCGCTGGCGGATGGCCTCTCCTCTACCGGCTTTATCAGCTGGTTAGGCAAAGAAGGCGGTCTGTTGATGAGCGGTATCTCTCCGGGCGTGGCGACCATCGTCCTGCTGCTGGCGTTCTACCTGCTGCACTACCTGTTTGCCAGCACCACCGCGCACACCACGGCGCTGCTGCCAGCGATGCTGACCATCGCCTCCACCATTCCGGGTATGAATATGGAAGTGTTTGTCCTGCTGATGGTCACCTCGCTGGGCGTGATGGGGATCATCACCCCGTACGGTACTGGCCCAAGCCCGATTTACTATGGTAGCGGCTACCTGCCAACCAAAGACTACTGGCGCCTCGGCACCATCTTCGGTGCCATCTTCCTGGCGGCCCTGCTGCTGATTGGTTATCCGTGGATGTCCATGATGTTCTGA
- the fumA gene encoding class I fumarate hydratase FumA produces the protein MSNKPFIYQNPFPLSHDDTEYYLLTKEHVSVAEFEGQEILKVEPEALTLLAQQAFHDAAFMLRPSHQKQVAAILNDPEASQNDKYVALQFLRNSEIAAKGVLPTCQDTGTAIIMGKKGQRVWTGGGDEAALSQGVYNTYIEDNLRYSQNAALDMYKEVNTGTNLPAQIDLYSVDGDEYKFLCMAKGGGSANKTYLYQETKALITPAKLKNYLVEKMRTLGTAACPPYHIAFVIGGTSAESTLKTVKLASTRYYDALPTEGNEHGQAFRDVQLEQELLQEAQNLGLGAQFGGKYFAHDIRVIRLPRHGASCPIGMGVSCSADRNIKAKINRDGIWIEKLEHNPGQYIPESLRQQGEGDVVSINLDKPMNEILAQLSAHPVSTRLSLNGTIIVARDIAHAKLKELLDNGEELPQYVKDHPIYYAGPAKTPEGYASGSLGPTTAGRMDSYVDLLQSHGASMIMLAKGNRSQQVTDACHKHGGFYLGSIGGPAAVLAQNSIKSLECVAYPELGMEAIWKIEVENFPAFILVDDKGNDFFQQIQNQQCKGCSQR, from the coding sequence ATGTCAAACAAACCGTTTATCTACCAGAACCCCTTCCCTCTTTCGCATGACGACACCGAATACTACCTGCTGACCAAAGAGCACGTCTCCGTTGCCGAGTTCGAAGGCCAGGAGATCCTGAAAGTGGAGCCGGAAGCGCTGACTCTGCTGGCGCAGCAGGCCTTCCACGACGCCGCATTTATGCTGCGTCCTTCCCACCAGAAGCAAGTTGCCGCCATCCTCAACGACCCGGAAGCCAGCCAGAACGACAAGTACGTTGCCCTGCAGTTCCTGCGCAACTCCGAAATCGCGGCCAAAGGCGTGCTGCCGACCTGCCAGGATACCGGCACCGCTATCATCATGGGTAAAAAAGGCCAGCGCGTCTGGACCGGCGGCGGTGACGAAGCGGCCCTGAGCCAGGGCGTGTATAACACCTACATTGAAGATAACCTGCGCTACTCGCAGAATGCGGCGCTGGACATGTATAAAGAGGTCAATACCGGCACCAACCTGCCCGCGCAGATCGATCTCTACAGCGTGGACGGGGACGAATACAAATTCCTGTGCATGGCAAAAGGCGGCGGTTCTGCCAACAAAACCTATCTGTACCAGGAAACCAAAGCGCTGATCACCCCGGCAAAGCTGAAAAACTATCTGGTTGAGAAGATGCGCACTCTGGGAACTGCGGCCTGCCCGCCTTACCATATCGCGTTTGTGATTGGCGGTACGTCAGCGGAAAGCACGCTGAAAACCGTGAAGCTGGCCTCCACGCGCTACTACGACGCGCTGCCAACCGAAGGTAACGAACACGGCCAGGCATTCCGTGATGTTCAGCTCGAACAAGAGCTGCTCCAGGAAGCCCAGAACCTCGGCCTCGGCGCGCAGTTCGGCGGTAAATACTTCGCCCACGACATCCGCGTGATCCGCCTGCCGCGCCACGGCGCCTCCTGTCCGATCGGCATGGGCGTCTCCTGCTCTGCAGATCGCAACATCAAAGCGAAAATCAACCGCGACGGGATCTGGATTGAAAAACTGGAGCACAACCCGGGCCAGTACATTCCTGAATCACTGCGCCAGCAGGGTGAAGGCGACGTGGTGAGCATCAATCTGGACAAACCGATGAATGAGATCCTGGCGCAGCTCTCCGCTCACCCGGTCTCTACCCGCCTGTCGCTGAACGGTACCATCATCGTGGCGCGCGACATCGCCCATGCGAAGCTGAAAGAGTTGCTGGATAACGGTGAGGAACTGCCGCAGTACGTCAAAGATCATCCGATCTACTACGCAGGCCCGGCCAAAACGCCGGAAGGCTACGCGTCTGGCTCACTCGGCCCAACCACGGCGGGACGTATGGACTCGTATGTGGACTTACTGCAGTCCCACGGCGCGAGCATGATCATGCTGGCGAAAGGCAACCGCAGCCAGCAGGTAACCGACGCCTGCCATAAGCACGGCGGCTTCTACCTGGGCAGCATTGGCGGCCCGGCGGCGGTGCTGGCGCAAAACAGCATTAAGAGCCTGGAATGCGTCGCGTATCCGGAGCTGGGAATGGAAGCCATCTGGAAGATCGAAGTG